One window from the genome of Bradyrhizobium xenonodulans encodes:
- a CDS encoding DUF309 domain-containing protein, with protein MNVPSHASGPLPWPRWAYVPGETGAVDADYETLDLAKALVPPAFRGHVPARHPALRYGLALNDRGYFWEAQEVLEAVWAAAPQGGRERILLRACILVSNANLRLRMQRSHSAARLFGDAMAELRALSARKAAPSGDGFVESFPIPALSALLQAKLDRPQLSKADWIALGAIVRS; from the coding sequence ATGAATGTGCCTTCACATGCGAGCGGCCCATTGCCGTGGCCGCGATGGGCCTATGTGCCGGGCGAGACCGGCGCGGTCGACGCGGATTACGAGACGCTTGATTTGGCCAAGGCGCTGGTGCCCCCGGCCTTCCGCGGCCACGTGCCCGCGCGCCATCCGGCGCTGCGCTACGGGCTTGCACTCAACGACCGCGGCTATTTCTGGGAAGCGCAGGAGGTGCTGGAGGCGGTGTGGGCCGCAGCCCCGCAGGGCGGCCGCGAGCGCATCCTGCTGCGCGCCTGTATTCTCGTCTCCAATGCGAATCTGCGGCTGCGCATGCAGCGCTCGCATTCGGCCGCGCGCCTGTTCGGGGATGCGATGGCAGAGTTGCGGGCGCTGAGCGCGCGCAAGGCGGCACCTAGCGGCGACGGCTTTGTCGAGAGCTTTCCTATTCCGGCGCTCAGCGCGCTGCTCCAGGCCAAGCTCGACCGTCCCCAGCTCTCCAAGGCCGACTGGATCGCCCTCGGCGCCATTGTGCGGTCTTAG
- a CDS encoding alpha/beta fold hydrolase → MTNLTPTGFLSIDGASLEYKWLAPQAADAPTIVMLHEGLGSVGLWGDFPEKVQQATGAGVFLYSRAGYGQSSPTTLPRPLDYMQREALDVLPKILDAIGFKRGLLLGHSDGASIATIYAGAHQDHRLQGLVLIAPHFIVEDISVKSIAEIKTSFETTDLKSKLARWHKDVDNAFHGWNGAWLDPKFRDWDISEYLAYIRVPILVLQGAADQYGTLRQLEIAQEECYCPVDLKIISEAGHSPHREAPGATLDAIEPFARAALRDDQGLQGRAA, encoded by the coding sequence ATGACCAACCTCACCCCCACAGGTTTCCTCAGCATCGATGGCGCCAGCCTCGAATACAAATGGCTCGCGCCGCAAGCCGCCGACGCGCCGACCATCGTCATGCTGCATGAAGGCCTCGGCTCGGTCGGCCTCTGGGGCGACTTTCCCGAGAAAGTCCAGCAAGCCACCGGCGCCGGCGTCTTCCTCTATTCCCGCGCAGGCTATGGCCAATCCAGCCCGACGACGCTGCCGCGTCCGCTCGACTACATGCAGCGCGAGGCGCTGGACGTGCTGCCGAAAATCCTCGACGCGATCGGTTTCAAACGCGGCCTGCTGCTCGGCCATTCTGATGGCGCCTCGATCGCAACGATCTATGCCGGCGCGCATCAGGATCACCGGCTGCAAGGCCTGGTGCTGATCGCGCCGCATTTCATCGTCGAGGACATCTCGGTGAAGTCGATCGCCGAGATCAAGACGAGTTTCGAGACCACCGACCTCAAGTCAAAACTGGCGCGCTGGCACAAGGACGTCGACAACGCCTTCCATGGCTGGAACGGTGCCTGGCTCGATCCGAAATTCCGCGACTGGGACATCTCGGAGTACCTGGCCTATATCCGCGTTCCCATTCTGGTCCTGCAAGGTGCAGCCGACCAATATGGCACGCTGCGTCAGCTCGAAATTGCGCAGGAAGAGTGTTACTGTCCGGTAGATTTGAAAATCATTTCAGAGGCGGGCCATTCCCCGCATCGTGAAGCGCCGGGGGCGACGCTTGACGCAATTGAGCCATTTGCAAGAGCGGCCCTGCGCGACGATCAGGGACTTCAGGGACGCGCCGCATGA